CTGGAGAAAGGGTGTGCTGGAATTTAACAGTACACCCATGTCTGAAATTCTGAGGAAAATCGGACGCTACTACAATGTACAATTCGACGAAAACACGGATGTGAAACTAAATGAACTAACCTGTACTGGCAAGTTATTCCTTTCGAACAATCTGGACAGTGTAATGACTTCGGTTTCTATACTTTCCTCCACGCTATACAAAAGAGAAAATAATACAATACATATCATTAAAAAAGAGATGCCTATGAAATAAATCCCTTAATAAGATATCAGAAAAAATCGGACAATGCTGTCACATTGCCCGATCATAAAAAACTTAATTTACAAATAAACCTAATCAGTAAACTAAATTCATTACAAATGTATGGAAGAATTTATTAAATCTAAACAAATTGCATATAAAAAATGCAACCGATGCTTAAAGATCATGAAGTTGTCGACTTTCTTTTTATTTGTCTGCTTATTTAGCACAATGGCAGAGAATTTACTTCCTCAGCAAAAGGAGCTTACTCTTGAGCTGAGAAATGTGACTATTTCAAAAGCGATCTCCGAGATTGAAAGAACAAGTGATTACCTCTTTTTAATTACAGATGAGGCAAAAACGGAGCTTAATAAAAGAACCTCTATCCATGTAGACAAAGAGAGTATCAGTAATATACTGAATATTATCCTGGACGAAACTGCTCTGGACTATAGCCTGGTAGAAAGACAAGTTTCACTTTATAAAAGTACAAAACTTATATCCCGGGATAAATCCGAGTTGGTTACAGACGAGGTTGCACAACAGAAAAAAGCAATCACTGGAAAAATCACTGATAAAAACGGTGAAACCGTGATCGGGGCCAACATCATTGAAATAGGCACTACCAACGGGACAGTGACAGACGTAGATGGACATTTTTCACTCAGTGTGGAAGAGAACGCAAATATTCGTGTATCATATATCGGATATTTAAGCCAGACAATCAACACATCCGGTAAAACAAGCTTTGATATTATTTTACAGGAAGATACCAAAACATTGGAAGAAATTGTTGCAGTCGGTTATGGCACTATGAGAAAATCAGATCTGACTGGCTCAGTAGCTAGTGTCAAATCACAAGATTTAACCGCCTTCCCAACAATTCAGGCAATGCAGGCTTTACAGGGAAGGGCATCAGGTGTACATGTCCAAGCCACTAACGGCGAACCTGGAGCCGACTTTAAAGTGCGTATCCGGGGTGCAAAATCCATTAGTTCGTCAAGCGACCCATTAATCGTTGTCGATGGTTTCCCTGGCGTTACGATGCCGGTGAGTGAAGATATTCAGTCTGTCGAAGTATTAAAAGATGCCTCTGCTACTGCTATTTACGGCTCACGCGGAGCAAACGGTGTTATTTTGGTAACAACCAAAAGTGGTAGAGTGGGAAAAGCCAAAATCGAATTTAACTCCTCCTATTCTGTACAGAACGTGCTTAATAAACTGGATTTACTTAAAACGGCTGATTATATCGATTATGTAAATGAAATTGAGCCTGGGAAACTGACAGGTACAGACTATGAAGATACCGACTGGCAGGACGAAGTATTCCGGCAGGGAGGTATACAAAATTATCAACTTTCTATCTCGGGAGGTAACGACGATAGTCACTATTATGTTTCAGGCGTTATTTACGATCAGAAAGGGATTGTGATTGATTCCAAATTCAAACGTTATTCGATCACCAGTAACCTTGATTTACAAGCGCTTAAGAACCTCAAGGTAGGCGTTAAACTTTTTGCATTAAGAGAGCAAAGAAATGGGACAGTGAACATGGAAGGGAGCGGTGGCGCCGGGCAGACCGGTGTCCTGTCGGCAACAGTTTTGACCGAACCTACCATTCCTGTTTATAATTCAGACGGGTCATACCACAGCTCTTTCATGACTGGTCTTGAAAGAGACAACCCCGTTGCCATTGCGAGGGAAATGGCTATTGAAAGCGAAGGCGACAACCTGCAGGCCAACTTCTTTGGAGAGTATCAAATAACAAAGAATTTAAAATTCCGGTCAACTTTTGGAGCGCAGACCTGGTCTAACCGCTACGGAAACTACTTACCCACAACCATGTATGGCGGCAGAAGTATCAATGGTCGTGGTACCATTGACGGGAACAGGGTTACAAACTTATCCAATGAAAACTATTTCACCTTCAGTGAAAAGTTCAGCGAAATTCATGATATATCTTTAATGGCCGGTTATACTTACGAGTCATCTAAATCTGAATTTTGGCGCGCCCAGAGCGAAAATTTTCTTTCAGACGCTTTTGATTTTTGGAACTTATCTGCAGGATCCAACTACAGAGCTCCTGTTTCCTCTTTAACAGAATCAGAGTTATCGTCTTTCTACGGAAGGCTTCATTATAAATTATTTGACCGTTACCTGCTTACTTTCACAGGCCGCTATGACGGATCATCAAAATTTGCTAAAAACAATAAATGGGGCTTTTTTCCATCAGGCGCTATTGCGTGGAATATTGCAGAAGAAAGTTTTATGGATGAGATACCTCAGATCAGCCAGCTAAAGTTGCGCGGCAGCTATGGTATAACAGGAAACCAATCGATTGCTGCCTACGGATCTTTGGCACTGATGAGAACAATACCCAGTGTTACAATTGGTAACGAAGTTGTAAATGCCGTCACGCCCAATACAGTAGCTAATAATAATCTTACCTGGGAAAAAACAGCTCAGCAGGATATCGGTATTGATTTGGGGTTATTTAATCAACGTATTTCAATTGTTGCTGACTATTATTATATGAAAACCACCGATCAACTGTTCCAGGTTCCCCTGGTTTCATACTCCGGTTACGATAATATGTGGAAAAACTTTGGTGCGGTCGAAAATAAAGGATTTGAATTTACCCTGTCGACCGTAAACTTTAACGGAGACTTTAAGTGGAATACCGATTTTAATTTCTCTAGAAACCGGAATAAAGTACTGGAATTACCTAATGGCGCCGACGTCTTAAGAAGCGTATTTCCAGGGCACATGGTTGGAATCGGTACTACCAATGTGTTGAGAGAAGGTTATCCCATGGGGTCGTTCTTTGGGTATATTTATGATGGGGTTTACCAGGAGGGTGATACTTTTCTTCCCGGCGGTGGCTTTGAACAGGTTGCAGGCGGTGAAAAATTCCGAGACATAAACGGAAAGCAGGATGGTGTACTTACAGGTCAGCCTGACGGTCAGTTGAACAGCGATGACAGGACGATTATCGGTGACCCCAATCCTGATTTCATTTGGGGTTTAAATAATACCTTTGAATATAAAGGATTTGATTTGAATGTTTTTGTTCAGGCATCCCAAGGAAATGATATTTATAGTTTTACTTTGTTTGAACTGGAATTAATGCAGGGATTCAACAATTCTACTACCAGGGCGCTTGACCGTTGGACACCAACAAATACCAACACCGATGTTCCAAAAGCAACAGCTTCCCGCTCAAGAATTTCGTCAAATCGTTTTGTTTATGATGGAAGCTATGCCCGGTTGAAAAATGTATCCTTAGGCTACCAGTTGCCACAGTCGTTACTTCGTGGCTCTGGTATCAGCTATGCAAGAATTTATCTGAGTGGTCAGAATCTAATAACCCTTACTGATTATCCAGGTTTTGACCCGGAGGTGAATTATTTGGGATCTACCGGTATGGGAACTACAAGTAATGTTAACTTAGGTTATGATTATGGAAGTTATCCAAGTGCGAAATCCGTTACTGTTGGAGTACAGGTAAAATTTTAATGTAGTCTGATTAATTCAATTTAAAACAATAAAAATGAAATTATCAAAATTATATATATTACCACTATTAACACTTTTCGTGTTGGGTTGTACTGATTTAGTGGAAAATCCGGTTGGAAGACTGATTCCTGATGGGTTTATCAAATCTGAGAAAGATGTGCAGACGGCAATCTACGGAGCATACGGAAAAATTGCCTCGGATAATTATTGGGGAAGAGAAATGGCAGCAGCGATTATGCTGCGCAGTGACATGGTTGATATTGGGAATCGTTCAACAGTAGCGGCAAGAATTCAAATCAACGACTTCAATGCAAACTCTACAAATGCTATGATAGGGACATTCTGGCCAATGGCATACCAATCTATAGATGCAGTTAATACAGCGATCGATGGTGCGGAGGCGCTCGAACCTACAGACGGCATAAAAGCCCTTATTGGGGAAGCAAAATTTGTACGGGCTTTTACCTATTTTAATCTTGTACGCCTTTTTGGAGACATCCCTTATATAGATGAACCCGTAAGAGATCCGGAAGCTGTAGCGACTATTTCCAGAACGTCGGAGTCAACTGTCTATCAAAATATTATTGGTGATCTAAACTACGCCAAAGAAAATCTCCCCATGGGACATCCATTGGATGATATCCGTAGCAGGCCATCAAGAGGTACTGCATATACCATGTTGGCTGATGTATATCTGACTATAGGGAACTGGCAAGAAGCTTACAATCATGCAAAATGGGTAATTGACAATGCAGGAAGTCTAAACTATTCACTAGAAGCAGATTATCAAGATCTTTTTGATTCGGGCAAACAAGACGGTATGCCGGAACATATTTTTGCTATTGAATACAAAAGAGGATCAGCATGGCCTTACGATTATGATAGTCACGCCGCATTTACGGGAATGTCAGGTAGTGATGAAGTCGCAGGCTTTGATGTTGCTGTCCCTTCGTTGGCAGTTTATTCCACCTGGGATAGCAGAGACTATCGAAAAAAAGTGGCTCTTGCCGATAGCGCACATTATAATGGCCTGCTTGTGCCATATACTAAGTTTCAGGGTACACAACGCCCGCATATTGCCAAATACTGGCGGCGAATGGGAGTTCCGCGTGACCTGGTTACTGATACTGAAAATAATTACGCCATCTACCGATTTGCAGAGGTTTTACTCACAGCAGCAGAAGCATTGAATGAGGTAAGCGGCCCTACTGCAGAAGCACAGGGATATGTAAACCAAGTGCGTGCCAGAGCACGGAACTGGGCAGGAAAAGCAACCGATTTTCCTGCAGACGTGAATACCGGAATTTCCAAAGATGATTTCAGGACCCTTGTCCTGGAGGAAAGGAGGCTCGAACTCAGCTTTGAATTTAAACGCTGGTGGGATATCAAGCGTCGGAAAATGGGAGATGATGTTTTCAAAGGGCCCAACTCCCTGGAACCTCATCCTAATTTTAATGACAACCAATATTTGTTGCCAATCATGCAGCGGGACATTGACTTGAATCAGAATCTGACTCAAAACCCCGGATACTAAAGTCATTGTGAACATATGGTTTCAACCAATGATGTTTTGAAGACGATAAAACAAATTTGTCCGGTCTAGGTTGATTCATTTCTGTTATATCTGTTTTACAGATGGAGAAATAGATCATCAGTATCTCAGACAGCGTTTTCAAATCGCCCATTGTACATTTTCATTGAGGAAAGAGTTGTATTTATCAACTCTTTCCCATAATGAAAATTTAATCACCGTAATTTTTCTCACCACATTATCCGATTATGAATATAATCGGGTGAATCGGCCTAATCACTGATTAACAAAACAGTCATATAATATTCATAAACATTCAATATGCAAAGGACTTATTTTTTCATTTTGTTCATCTTTATTTCTTCAGTTGCATTTTCAACTGAGCCTGTCAATCCTGCAGCCACTCAGGATGTAAAAAAAGTATTGAAATACATTATTGATCTGAAGGGAAATGGTGTTTTGACCGGACAACAGAATTTGGCTGACAGTGTGACTAAATGGACAAACAAGGTATTCGGGATTACTGGCAAATATCCGGCTTTACTGGGTCAAGATTTCAGTTACGGCAAAGAAGCTTTCAAAAAGCGAATGAATATTACAAACGCAGCCATTGAACAGTGGAAACTGGGAGGATTGGTTACCATATCGTGGCATCAGGTTAGCCCAGACAAATGGGATGGATCGGCAAATGAAGGAGAATTCAGCGATACTCAGGTAGCAATGACAAAGGAACGTTTCCGAGAACTTTTGCAGGAGAAAACGGTAATCCATGACAAATATATTGCCCATATTGATACTATCGCAACTTATCTGAAAACACTAAGAGACTCAGGTGTAGTTGTTTTGTGGCGACCTTATCACGAAATGAACGGAGGTTGGTTTTGGTGGGGAGCTAAACAGGATTTTAAAAGATTATGGAAATTAATGTATGATAGATATACAATTCATCATGGACTGAACAACCTGATCTGGGTATGGTCGCCAAACATTTCTAACCCGATAGTTGAGTATTATCCCGGTGATGACTATGTTGACATTGTTGGTTTTGACGGGTATCCGAGAGATGTGCGAAATTGGGACAGCGATGAAACGTTGAAAAATGAACTGGACGAAATGAAGAAATTAAGCAAAAACAAAATTATCGCATTGACAGAAGTGGGATGGTTACCCGAGATGGAGTGGATGAAGAACGAACGCCCTGAGATTGTATGGTTTTTGTGTTGGTGGACCCACCTGACAAAAGAAAACACAGAGCTTACTATTCAACAGATCTACAACCATCCATACGCAATAAACAGAGACAGGGTGAACTGGAAGTCAACACATTAAAATCAAATGTCATCATTGAACGGAACAACTTATTTTAAAGGATATTTAATGTATCATTCGAAATTGGAATGCAAGTGTATTAGAAAAAGTTACTATTCTCTATTCTGTAACATGAAGTTATTGATAAATGCATCTTTGTGTTATGTCCGCAACCAATGAAAAAAACAGCTGGATTCATGGTATCGGTCCTGGGCTGATCGTTGCCGCTCTTGTTTTTGGGCCCAGTAAACTTACCATCACTTCAAAAATTGGCGCAAACCATGAATATGGACTATTGTGGGTTATCGCTGTGGCGATCTTTTTCATGGCAGTCTATACTGTGATTGCCGAACGGATCGGGATCGCTTCAGAAAAAACGCTATTGGCCATGATAGGGGAAAGATGGGGAAAAGGATTCTCTATGCTGATAGGAATCGCGATTTTTTTAGTTTGCACCTCATTTCAGGCAGGTAATTCCGTGGGTGTGGGTATTGCAATAGGTGAATTGACCGGTACAAGCAATGTTATTTGGATTATTGTGTTCAATTGTATTGGTATCGGGCTCCTTTTTTTTAGAAAATTCTACAATGTCCTCGAGAAGGTGATGATGTTTCTGGTGGGGCTTATGTTGCTGGCATTTTTAATCACTCTCTTTGAAGTGAAGCCTAATGTCACAGGAGTGGCTAAAGGTTTTATTATTCCACATATACCGGAAGGATCAATGGGATTAATCATTGCATTTATGGCATCCTGTTTCTCAATTGTCGGCGCATTTTATACCTCTTACCTGGTACAGGAACGTAAAAAAGCGGCGAAGGGACTTGAAAGCAGATCAAAAAACAGCAGCCTGACCGGAATTATTATTCTTGGGTTACTCAGCGCGATAGTGATGATTTGTGCCGGCGCAATTCTCTTTCCCCAGGGTATCGAGGTGAAAACCGCAACGGATATGTCCATGGCTTTAGAGCCTGCCTTCGGGGTATACGCATCCGCGGTGTTCCTGATAGGGCTCTTTGCTGCAGGCTTCTCTTCCATTGTTGGCAACGCTACGGTGGGCGGCACGCTTCTAAGTGATGCATTTGGCGGCGGGGGAGCCTTCAGCTCAAGTAAAACGCGCGTTTACATCGCATTGGTTATGATCGTCGGTGCAATCATTTCAATCTTATTCGGTGGAGCACCTTTAGAGTTAATTGTTTTTGCTCAAAGTATTACAATATTTATCGTCCCTTTAATCGGCGTTACCATGTTCTTCATTGCAAATGATAAAAAGTACATGGGTGAAAATAAGATCAACCCCTTTTTAAAGATATCGGGAGCGCTCGGGTTAATTGTGATTGTTTTGCTGGCTGTGGTGAATTTCATCGATATTTTCCTAAAATAATTTGCTGTTTCTGAAACGATAACCTGTTTATTTTTGAAATAACATTCTGTTCAATATGACAAAAGAAGATGTGCTAAGCGATTATCTAAAACCTTCACGGAGGTTGGCCAATGACATTGCCAAAATAGAGGGTGATATCCTTATCCTGGGTGCCGGGGGAAAAATGGGCCCGGCAATGGCAAAGCTGGCTCAGGATGCCATCAATGAGGCTGGAATTGAGAAAAAAATTATTGCTGTATCCCGCTTCTCCGAAGATTCCGTTTTCGAAAGATTAAATAGTCAGGGGATAGAGACAATTAAGGCTGATCTGTTAAACGACAATGATCTGGATAAACTGCCCCAGATTCCGAATATAATTTATCTTGCAGGACACAAATTCGGTACGTCCGGGAACGAGTCTTATACCTGGACAATGAACTCCTATTTGCCCGGGAAAGTAGCCGAAAAATTTCACAAGTCTAATATAGTCGTTTTCTCTTCCGGAAACGTGTATCCCTTATCACCCGTCGTGAACGGGGGAATGACAGAGGATATGCAGGCTTCGCCAGTAGGCGAGTATGCTCAGTCCTGTTTGGGAAGAGAGCGCGTTTTCGCATATTTTTCCCGTAAAAACAGCACGCCTATGTTTATTTACCGCCTCAATTATGCGAATGATGTAGCGTATGGCGTTTTATTGGAAATTGCCAAATCCGTCAAGGAGGAAGGAGAGATTGACTTGAGCATGGGGAACGTGAATGTTATTTGGCAGGGTGACGCCAACGAAATCGCCATAAGAGCGCTGCTACATTGCTCAACACCCCCAAGAGTAGTAAATGTGACCGGTCCGGAGATGATTTCCGTAAGATGGCTGGCCAATGAATTTGGTAAGATATTCGGTAAATCCCCAAAATTTTCAGGCATTGAATCATCTGATGCCCTGCTGAGCAATGCCGCCGAATGTTTCAAACTCTTTGGCTATCCGAATGTCAGCCTGAAACAGATGGTTGAGCTGATTGGATGCTGGGTGGCGGAAGGTGGAAAGACAATAAATAAACCCACCCATTTCCAGGAGAGGAAAGGTGAATTCTAAACGGAAGCGGCTATGGCAGAAACGATAAAAAAAGAGGTGTTAACCAGGTTAAAAGAGGGCGGATTCATTCCTGCGCACCCCTTGGCATTAAACGAGGATTTAACTATAGATGAAGCGTCCCAGAGAAGATTAACGCGCTATTATATTTCCTGTGGTGTGGATGGAATAGCCATCGGGGTGCATACCACCCAGTTCGAGATAAGGGATCCGGAATACAGTTATTTTGAAAGAGTGCTGGCGATTGCTGCTGATGAAATCGCACGCTCCGGGGCAGGATCTTCCTTTATTAAAGTGGCAGGCATCTGCGGGCCGGTCCAACAGGCAGTCAAAGAGGCTGAAATCGCTGTAAGCCTCGGGTATGATCTGGGTCTGTTAAGCATGGGAGGATTGGATAATCTCTCTGAGGATGAGCTGATCGCCCGCGCAAAGGCTGTGGCCCGGGTAATACCCGTTTTTGGATTTTACCTCCAACCATCCGTGGGAGGAAGAGTATTCAGTTACTCTTTCTGGGAAGAGTTCTGCAAGATCGATCATATATACGCGATAAAAGCAGCTCCTTTCAACAGGTATTATACCTTGGATGTGATCAGGGCTGTGTGCAACTCTCCCAGGAACAATGAGATCGCGCTATATACGGGAAATGATGACAACATTGTTCTCGATTTGATCACGCCCTATTCAATTAAGGCGGACAACCGTTTGGTTGAAAAAAGATTCGCTGGGGGATTGCTGGGGCATTTCGCGGTCTGGACCAAAAAGTCGGTCGAACTGTTTCATTTTATCAAAGAGGGACTGAGAGAGAACAGTCTCAACCATGAAGAGATACTTAAAATTGCTGGTGAGATTACCGACATGAACGGGGCGCTCTTTGATGTGGCCAACAATTTTAAAGGTTCTATCTCCGGAATCCATGAAATTTTAAGAAGGCAGGGGTTGATGAAGGGTACCTGGTGTTTGAACCCGCGCGAACAATTGTCAAAGGGACAATCAGAGGAGCTTGACCGTGTCACCTCCCAATATGCGCGGTGGACGGATGATGAATATGTAAAGCTGTTTATTGTCAACGATAAAGGTTGACAGGTGATAACAACGAAACGTCTATGAACAAAAAGGATGATATTAAGCGTCTTGCTTCTGAAATAAAAAATGACATTATTTCTAAAAGAAGATATCTGCACCAAAACCCGGAATTATCTTTTCAGGAGTATAACACCTCGGCATTTATAAAAGACTCCTTGAATGCCTTGGGTATTACATGGGAGCCTATAGTGGGCACCGGCGTTGTGGCTACGATTCAAGGACGATATGATTCTGATCAGGTAGTCGCTGCAAGAGCCGACATGGATGCGTTGCCTGTTTCAGAAAAAACAGATCTGAGTTACATATCTTTAAATGATGGCGTTATGCATGCCTGTGGACATGATGTTCATGTTTCTTCACTTTTAGGAGTAGCGGAGATACTCACAAAACTGGACAATAACTTCAGCGGGACAGTAAAGCTGATTTTTCAGCCTGCCGAAGAGATATTGCCCGGGGGAGCAATGCGGGTCATTCAAGAGAATGCCCTGGATAACCCCAAAGTAAACGCGATGATCGGACAGCATGTAATGCCCTCCATACCGACAGGGAAAGTGGGTATTAAACCGGGAGAATTTATGGCATCCATGGATGAGATAAGAATAAAGATTTCAGGTAGGGGAGGACATGGCGCAGAACCCCATAAAAACAGCGATCCGATAGTGGCAGCTTCGGCAGTTATACTTGCATTGCA
This window of the Proteiniphilum saccharofermentans genome carries:
- a CDS encoding TonB-dependent receptor, with product MAENLLPQQKELTLELRNVTISKAISEIERTSDYLFLITDEAKTELNKRTSIHVDKESISNILNIILDETALDYSLVERQVSLYKSTKLISRDKSELVTDEVAQQKKAITGKITDKNGETVIGANIIEIGTTNGTVTDVDGHFSLSVEENANIRVSYIGYLSQTINTSGKTSFDIILQEDTKTLEEIVAVGYGTMRKSDLTGSVASVKSQDLTAFPTIQAMQALQGRASGVHVQATNGEPGADFKVRIRGAKSISSSSDPLIVVDGFPGVTMPVSEDIQSVEVLKDASATAIYGSRGANGVILVTTKSGRVGKAKIEFNSSYSVQNVLNKLDLLKTADYIDYVNEIEPGKLTGTDYEDTDWQDEVFRQGGIQNYQLSISGGNDDSHYYVSGVIYDQKGIVIDSKFKRYSITSNLDLQALKNLKVGVKLFALREQRNGTVNMEGSGGAGQTGVLSATVLTEPTIPVYNSDGSYHSSFMTGLERDNPVAIAREMAIESEGDNLQANFFGEYQITKNLKFRSTFGAQTWSNRYGNYLPTTMYGGRSINGRGTIDGNRVTNLSNENYFTFSEKFSEIHDISLMAGYTYESSKSEFWRAQSENFLSDAFDFWNLSAGSNYRAPVSSLTESELSSFYGRLHYKLFDRYLLTFTGRYDGSSKFAKNNKWGFFPSGAIAWNIAEESFMDEIPQISQLKLRGSYGITGNQSIAAYGSLALMRTIPSVTIGNEVVNAVTPNTVANNNLTWEKTAQQDIGIDLGLFNQRISIVADYYYMKTTDQLFQVPLVSYSGYDNMWKNFGAVENKGFEFTLSTVNFNGDFKWNTDFNFSRNRNKVLELPNGADVLRSVFPGHMVGIGTTNVLREGYPMGSFFGYIYDGVYQEGDTFLPGGGFEQVAGGEKFRDINGKQDGVLTGQPDGQLNSDDRTIIGDPNPDFIWGLNNTFEYKGFDLNVFVQASQGNDIYSFTLFELELMQGFNNSTTRALDRWTPTNTNTDVPKATASRSRISSNRFVYDGSYARLKNVSLGYQLPQSLLRGSGISYARIYLSGQNLITLTDYPGFDPEVNYLGSTGMGTTSNVNLGYDYGSYPSAKSVTVGVQVKF
- a CDS encoding RagB/SusD family nutrient uptake outer membrane protein — protein: MKLSKLYILPLLTLFVLGCTDLVENPVGRLIPDGFIKSEKDVQTAIYGAYGKIASDNYWGREMAAAIMLRSDMVDIGNRSTVAARIQINDFNANSTNAMIGTFWPMAYQSIDAVNTAIDGAEALEPTDGIKALIGEAKFVRAFTYFNLVRLFGDIPYIDEPVRDPEAVATISRTSESTVYQNIIGDLNYAKENLPMGHPLDDIRSRPSRGTAYTMLADVYLTIGNWQEAYNHAKWVIDNAGSLNYSLEADYQDLFDSGKQDGMPEHIFAIEYKRGSAWPYDYDSHAAFTGMSGSDEVAGFDVAVPSLAVYSTWDSRDYRKKVALADSAHYNGLLVPYTKFQGTQRPHIAKYWRRMGVPRDLVTDTENNYAIYRFAEVLLTAAEALNEVSGPTAEAQGYVNQVRARARNWAGKATDFPADVNTGISKDDFRTLVLEERRLELSFEFKRWWDIKRRKMGDDVFKGPNSLEPHPNFNDNQYLLPIMQRDIDLNQNLTQNPGY
- a CDS encoding glycosyl hydrolase, giving the protein MQRTYFFILFIFISSVAFSTEPVNPAATQDVKKVLKYIIDLKGNGVLTGQQNLADSVTKWTNKVFGITGKYPALLGQDFSYGKEAFKKRMNITNAAIEQWKLGGLVTISWHQVSPDKWDGSANEGEFSDTQVAMTKERFRELLQEKTVIHDKYIAHIDTIATYLKTLRDSGVVVLWRPYHEMNGGWFWWGAKQDFKRLWKLMYDRYTIHHGLNNLIWVWSPNISNPIVEYYPGDDYVDIVGFDGYPRDVRNWDSDETLKNELDEMKKLSKNKIIALTEVGWLPEMEWMKNERPEIVWFLCWWTHLTKENTELTIQQIYNHPYAINRDRVNWKSTH
- a CDS encoding Nramp family divalent metal transporter, with translation MSATNEKNSWIHGIGPGLIVAALVFGPSKLTITSKIGANHEYGLLWVIAVAIFFMAVYTVIAERIGIASEKTLLAMIGERWGKGFSMLIGIAIFLVCTSFQAGNSVGVGIAIGELTGTSNVIWIIVFNCIGIGLLFFRKFYNVLEKVMMFLVGLMLLAFLITLFEVKPNVTGVAKGFIIPHIPEGSMGLIIAFMASCFSIVGAFYTSYLVQERKKAAKGLESRSKNSSLTGIIILGLLSAIVMICAGAILFPQGIEVKTATDMSMALEPAFGVYASAVFLIGLFAAGFSSIVGNATVGGTLLSDAFGGGGAFSSSKTRVYIALVMIVGAIISILFGGAPLELIVFAQSITIFIVPLIGVTMFFIANDKKYMGENKINPFLKISGALGLIVIVLLAVVNFIDIFLK
- a CDS encoding NAD-dependent epimerase/dehydratase family protein, which codes for MTKEDVLSDYLKPSRRLANDIAKIEGDILILGAGGKMGPAMAKLAQDAINEAGIEKKIIAVSRFSEDSVFERLNSQGIETIKADLLNDNDLDKLPQIPNIIYLAGHKFGTSGNESYTWTMNSYLPGKVAEKFHKSNIVVFSSGNVYPLSPVVNGGMTEDMQASPVGEYAQSCLGRERVFAYFSRKNSTPMFIYRLNYANDVAYGVLLEIAKSVKEEGEIDLSMGNVNVIWQGDANEIAIRALLHCSTPPRVVNVTGPEMISVRWLANEFGKIFGKSPKFSGIESSDALLSNAAECFKLFGYPNVSLKQMVELIGCWVAEGGKTINKPTHFQERKGEF
- a CDS encoding dihydrodipicolinate synthase family protein translates to MAETIKKEVLTRLKEGGFIPAHPLALNEDLTIDEASQRRLTRYYISCGVDGIAIGVHTTQFEIRDPEYSYFERVLAIAADEIARSGAGSSFIKVAGICGPVQQAVKEAEIAVSLGYDLGLLSMGGLDNLSEDELIARAKAVARVIPVFGFYLQPSVGGRVFSYSFWEEFCKIDHIYAIKAAPFNRYYTLDVIRAVCNSPRNNEIALYTGNDDNIVLDLITPYSIKADNRLVEKRFAGGLLGHFAVWTKKSVELFHFIKEGLRENSLNHEEILKIAGEITDMNGALFDVANNFKGSISGIHEILRRQGLMKGTWCLNPREQLSKGQSEELDRVTSQYARWTDDEYVKLFIVNDKG
- a CDS encoding M20 metallopeptidase family protein — its product is MNKKDDIKRLASEIKNDIISKRRYLHQNPELSFQEYNTSAFIKDSLNALGITWEPIVGTGVVATIQGRYDSDQVVAARADMDALPVSEKTDLSYISLNDGVMHACGHDVHVSSLLGVAEILTKLDNNFSGTVKLIFQPAEEILPGGAMRVIQENALDNPKVNAMIGQHVMPSIPTGKVGIKPGEFMASMDEIRIKISGRGGHGAEPHKNSDPIVAASAVILALQQVVSRLNNPNTPSVLSFGKVQANGSINIIPDEVLIEGTFRTVDEQWRNEACKRIESIVHSVAEGYGCQSVIDIRKGYPSLHNDITLTKRIKELMRDYLGAENIIDLPVWMASEDFAYYARVTDACFYALGVGYEGTENPSLHNPLFDINEDSIELGIGLMTYLILSLLNK